CGCCGCCACGCTGGCGGGCACCTACGACTATGCGACGAACATCGCATCGCTGAACGCCTGGCCGGCCGCGGCGTCGAGCACCGTCACGGTGAACAGCCTGCTCACGACCCTGGACGGCCAGCCGGTCGAATACGTGGTGTTCCGCACGCCCGTGGCGCCGATCAGCCCGGGCTCGCTGCAGCTGCTCGCCACCAAGCTCAACGGCGGCACCATCAACGTGACCGCCGATGCCGCAGGCTTCATCAACGGCACGAACGTGCACGGCACCTTCGACCATGCGACCGGTGTCGGCAAGGTGCGCTTCGGCGATTGGGTGACCGCGGCGGGCAATGAGAGCGCGATCTGGTACGACCCGGACGCCATCGGTTCGGACGGCAAGATCTGGAAGCCGGTCCCGGTCTTCGCCAGCACCATCCGCTACAACGCGGTGGCCTTCATCACCTTGCCGGTGGATGCGACGCTGCTGGGCCTCGATCCGGTGCGCCTGCCGGCCGATGGCCGCGTGCCCATCTTCCGCAAGGGCGAACTCGCGGTGATCCACAACACCAGGCGCCTGCCGCCCGCCGTGGTCGCGAACGGGCAGACGCTGAGCGCGGGGCGTGAGCGGCTCTCGCGCGTGCGGATCATCGGCGCCGATGGGGTGACCATTGAAACCGGCTACACGCGCAACGCCGATGCGGGGACGGTGACCTTCACCGATGTATCGAGCTACGCGCAGCCGGTGGTCTACGAGCACCGCATCGAGGACATGCTCACCGTGTCGGATGTGGGCATCGATGGTCGCCTCGCGTTCGCCGGCCGCATCTCGCACGACTACACCGCCGGCGAGAGCTACGTGAGCAGCGGCCTGCGCATGGGCGACGTGAAGGCGCGTGTCTCGCTGTTGTTCGATCAGCAGTCGTGGAGCGGTGCGTGGTCGGACACCCTCATCGGCAGCGCCGCCGATGCCACCTTCAATGACATCGATCACCCGATCACGGTCACCAACAAAGGCGCGGTCACCGAACGCTGGCGCATGCAGATCAACAACGGCGGCACGACCTACAACCTCATCGGTGAGCACGTCGGCCAGATCGTGACCGGCCAGAGCATGAGCGCGGACTGCTCGCCGCTCGGCCCCTCGGGAGTGCCCTACATGACGATCCCCGCGGCCGGCTTCGGCAATGGCTGGCCCGCCGGCGCGCTCATCCGCTTCAACACCATCGCTGCGACGTTCCCATTCGTGCCCATCCGCACCGTGCAGATGGGCGCCGAGACGGTGCTCGACGACAGCTTCGAAATTCTGGTCCTCATCGGCGTGGACCGTCCCTGATTCGCAAAAGGAAAAACTCTCATGGCCTCCGTGGTGGACACCAGCGTCAAGCATTTCGGCAACTTCATGGGCGCGGCTGCGCCCGTCATCAACGGCGTGGCGGGTTCGGTGATCGCCGCCATCGACGCTTTCGCGGTCAACGGCTTCGACCTCAAGAACGCGACCAGCCTCGTGGTGTCGGGCGGCGTCGCGACGCTGGCTTTCACGGGCTCGCACAGTGCGCGGCTCGACACCGTGATCGTCGTGGCAGGCAGCAGTGTCGCGGCGCTCAACGGCGAACAGAAGGTGACCGCGGTCGAGGCCGGCATCGTGCGATTCGCCACAGCGGCGCCGGACGGCGCAGCGGGCGGGGCGATCACTTTCAAGATGGCGCCGCTGGGCTTCGTGAAGACCTTCACCGGCGTCAACCTTGCGACGTTCAAGCCGAGTTCGCCGCAGGCCAGCGGCTTCACGCTGCGGGTCGATGACGCGCTGGCGAACTACGCACAGGTGCGCGGCTACGAACAGATGTCGGACGTGAACACCGGCCTGAAGCAGTTCCCGCCCGTGGCACTGGTCACGAGCCAGACCTGGGGCAAGTCGGATGCCGCCAGTGCCGCGGCCCGCAACTGGTGGGCCTTCGGCGACTCGCGCGGCTTCTATCTGTGCATCGCGCCGAGTGCCAATCAGGCGCTCAACAGCCAGTGCTTCTACTTCGGCGACCTGAACGCCTACAAGAGCGGCGACGCCTTCGCCTGTGTCCTCAACGCTTTCCCCGGACTCACGCCCCACACCACGGGCAGCACCGTGAACGGATGCGTGGGCGTCAGCAGCCGGGGCACCACGGCCGGTGGTGTCGCACGGGCCTCCAACGGCGTGGGCGGCGGCCAGTTGAATTACTCGGTGGGGTCTGCAGGCTTCGGGACGGACGTGTACAGCGGCGGCACCGGTTATGGGCTCGGAACCTACCCGAACCAGGCCGACAACTCGCTGATGACCCACAAGCTGCTGTCGTACCAGTCGGTGAACAGCGCCTTCCGCGGGTCCTATCCGGGCCTCCTGCACCTGCAGCAGTCCGGCGCGAGCAATGCATTCGCGCCGGGAGACATCGTGGACGGGACCGGCGCACTGGCCGGCCGCCGGCTGCTGGCCGTGCGGGTCGGCCCGCCCGCCACCGCCGCGGCCGGCGTGGTCTTCTTCGACATCACCGGCGGCTGGAGAGACTGACCGATGGCGGCCTCACGCTACTGGCGCGCGATCAACTTCGAGACCTACGGCAGCGTCGGTCTCGAAGTCAGCGAGCTGCAGCTCTACTACAACGGCGTGCGCGTGGACGTGGGTGCCACCATCACGGCGTCGATGGCGCCCGCGAGCGGTGCCCTGGCGGCGCTGCAGGACGGCAGCGCGGCGGTGGCGGTCGCATGGGATGCCGCAACGGTCAAGAGCCCGGGCTTCGCGATCTATTTCGACCTCGGCCCGGGTGTCACGGCGGATGTGGATGCCGTGCGCGCGGGCGGTGGATCGGCGCAGGCCAAGATGGTCGCGTCCTTGGTGCTGCAGAACTCGACCGATGGCATCACCTACGACAGCAATGTCCCCATCGGCCGCTTTCCGTGGCCCGGTGTCAACACCCTGAACCCTGCGCCGGCGCAGACCCTGCAGGCGCTCGGCGCCGAGACGTTCGCGACGGGCATTCCTTCGGGGTTCGCCAGTGTTCTGACCGACGCCGCCACGCTGACGCCGGTGTGGGACTCGGCCTCGCAAGCGGTGGATCTGGATGCGACCGGCTTCAATTCGGCGTGGATGTTCGGGCTGTTCCCGGCCGTCAACGGGCTGCGGGTCGAGCTCGATGTCGAGATCCTCACCGCCAACTACGGCAACAACGGCATGCTCGGCGCGGTGTTCAAGGGCGGGCCGCAACTGCTGCAGAACATGTTCCAGCACGCGGCGGCGCCGCAGGCCATCGCCTCGGCGCGCTCGCCCAGCGCCACCACGCTGGGCATTTCCTTCGTGGACTTCACGACGAACTCGCTGCCGGTCGCGCTGCCCAGCTCGGGGCTGCACACCTACGTGATGACCAGTGCGCCCAACAGCAGCGGCACGCGCGACTACACGATGAGCGTCGATGGCGCCGGCGTGGCGTTCACGCACGGGCAGACCGATGGCACGGCGATGCTGACCGGCGGAATTTTCCTGCGCTCGTGCAAGGTCCGCTTGCACGCCGTGCGCGTCTATCAGATCGTCTCGGGCGGCAGCATGCTGCCGATGACCCGGCCGGTGCGGTCGCTCGCGCTCGACCTCATCCCGCCGGTGCAGGCGGTCGATGCATTCCGCGTGCGCTCGACCTATGCGGACATCGACCGCAAGGACATCGAGTGGGGCGGCAAGGGCCGGGTGCGCGGATTCACGCTCGACTATGTGAACCCGGTGAACAAGCCGTATCAGGCGTTTGTGCGTCTCGTGCGGGAAATCGACGGGCAGGTGATTCGCGCCGCGTGGTCGGGCGCCGATGGCAGCTATGACTTCCAGCGCATCGACGAGACGCAGAGCTATTCCGTCGTCGCCTACTACGCCGCGCACGGCAAGCAGGCGGAGATCGCGGACGGCCTGAGCCTTGCCAATGGCAAGGTGGAGCTGATGGCATGAACGTGCTCGCGATCAACGCCATGCTGCAGGGACCGGGCCTCCTGGCCTATCTGGGCGAGGGCGCGCGCTTTCTGGTCTTTGGCGGGCTGCAGCCGGCGGAAGGCGGCGCGGCCACCACGCTGCTGGCCGCGGCCATGCTCGCGCTGCCGGCGGGTGCGGTGGCTGGTGGGCAGCTCGCGCTCGCGCAGGCCGACAGCGCGGGCGACCTGGCGCTTGCGACCGGCATCGCGACGTGGGGCCGTGTGGAGCTGGCGGACGGCACCTGGGTGGCCGACTTCAGCATGAGCGGGCCTTCGGGCGCGGGTCAGGTCAAGCTCGTGGTGCAGAGCCCGCCCGAGGGCGATCCCGAGGCGAAGCTCTATCAGGGCGGAACCTTCTTCATCGGCGCGGTGGTCTTCGGTGGTTGACGACCTCGTTTTCCGGAAGCCGCCGCGCGGCGGGCCGCCGAACATCCTTGTCTTCGGCGAGCCGCAGGAGCCGGCCAGCGCCGCCTATGCGCTCGGGCGCATCCCGCTGCCTGGCTTCATGGTGTCCGGCGCCGCGGTGGCCACGATGCCGCCCTATGCGACGGCCCGCGGCGCGATCCCGCTGCCGGCGTTCATGGTGCGGGGCAGCGCGAAATACTCGAGTGCGGTGTCGCGCCCGCTCGTGGGCAAGGCGTCGGCCCGCTGGCAGATCGCGCGACAGATCGAAAGCGGCGCGCTGGCGCGGCACCAGGTGGCTGCACCCGCGCGTGCCTACCGCGCGACCGCCTGGCAGAAGGCCGCGCCGCTGGCTTCGGGGGCCGCAACGGCCTGGCAGGACGTGCTTCGCACGAGCAACGCGGCGGCGCTGCGGTATCAGGCGGCCAGCCAACTGGGCGCCGCGGCCCTGCTGCGCCATCAGGAGGCGGTGCGGATGCGCGCCGGCGGCGCGTCACGCTGGCAGGAAGCCGTGCGCGTGGCGACGGCGCCGGTCGGCATCCGGCATCAGGAGGCCGAGCGGTTGCGCCGCGGCGTGCGCGCGCGCTGGCAGGAGGCCGTGCACGCCGAGCGGCACCACGGGACGGGCTTCGGCGTGGCGGCCCAGCTCGACATCGGGCGCGTGTCGCGCTGGCAGGCGGCCATGGCGCCGCTGCCGGGCCGGTCGGTCATCGCGCCGCCGGTCGAGAACCCTTGCTACGAGCCCTCGACCACGGTCGTTTTTAAGGGGCGGCAGACGTACAGCACGACGCTCATTTTTGTTTGCGAGCGGCATGGGTCGCCGCCCGGCACCGGGCAGACCGTGGTCGTGCCCGTCTTGGAGGTTTATTCCGTGGAAAACAGCATCGCGCTCACGCGCGTGGACAGTGGCGACATCATCGAGGCCCGAGGTTTCTCGATGTCGCTCGATGCCGACTCGTGGACCTGGCAATGGAGCGCGACGCTGCCGGGCTCAGAGCTGCCGCTGGTGCAGGAGGACGGCAACGGCGATCCAGCCGAGCTGCTCGCGATGGTCAACGGTGTGCCGTATCGGCTCGTGGCCGATGCCCCTGCTCGCGAGCGTCGCTTTGCCCGCGCGGAGGTGCGTGTGCGGGGCAAGGGCCGCGCGGCGCTGCTCGACGGGCCCTATGTGGCAGAGCAGCACTTTGCCTCTGCGGCGGGGCGCACGGCCGCGCAGCTCATGGCACTCGCCATGACTATTAATGGCGTTAATAACGGCTGGGCCATCGACTACGGAGTCGGCGATTGGTTCGTGCCCGGGGAGACCTGGGCCTTTCAGGGCACGCCCATTGCGGCCGTGCTCGACATCGCGACCGCAGCGGGCGCCATCGTGCAGCCGCACAACACCGACCCGACGCTGCGCATCCTTCCGCGCTATCCGGCTGCGCCGTGGATGTGGCACACGCTCACGCCCGACTACGTGCTGCCCGCCGATGTCGTGTCGGTCGAGGGCATCGAGTGGGTCCGGCGGCCCGCCTACAACCGCGCGTTCGTCTATGGCGCGTCCGGCTCGGGCGTGCGGGGCGATATCACGCGCAGCGGCACGGCCGGCGACTACGCCGCGCCCATGGTCGTGCATCCGCTCATGACGCACGCCGATGCCGTCATGCAGCGCGGCGTTGCGGAGCTGAGCAACACGGGCCGGCAGGCGCACGTCAGCCTGCGCATGCCGGTGCTCGCGGAGACGGGCCTGATTCTTCCCGGCTCGCTCGTGCGCTACGACGGCGGCGATGCCACGCGGCTGGGTCTGGTGCGCGGTGTCGCGCTCGATGAGGCCTGGCCGACGCTGCGGCAGACGCTCACCGTTGAAACGCATGTGGAGGCCTGAGCATGAGCCGCAATCCCTACAGCGTCTTTCTGGATCTGCTGCCGCCCAAGCGGCTGGTGATCGCAACCGTGACCGGCATCGACGGCGATGTCGCACGGCTGGTGCTGCCCGGTGGCGGCGTGCTGACCGCGCGCGGCGTGGGGCAGCGCGTGGTCGGCGCCGAGGTGTATGTGCGCGATGGCGTGATCGAGGGCGATGCGCCCGCCGACATGCCGCCCGTGCAGTTCGAAATTTAAGACGGAAGAGAAGAGGCACCTCATGGACATGGGCGACATCGCCGGCAATCCGATCGCACAACTTGCGTTCCTCATTCTCTCGGCCGCTGGCGGCTATCAGGTGTGGCGCAAGCAGCAGCCCACCGATGCGAAGGAGCGCGCTGATAGCGAAGGGCAGATTGCCGCGCTCGGGACGTGGAAGGAGCTGCTCGAAGGCGAGCGCGCCGCGCGCGTGAAGGCTGAAGAGCGGGCCGACAAGTTCGCGGCCGAGCGCAACGAAGCATTGAAAGAGCTGTGGGAGATGAAGGGACAGCTCAAGGCCATGAACGAAACCCTCGCCGCGCAGACCGCCGAGCTGGCCTTGCTGCGCGACCAGGTCCGCCAACTGAAGGAGCAACTGCATGCACAGTGATTCGCACATCGATTCGGACCGCGCGGCGCTCGATGTCCTGCCGCGCGTGCGCCCCCCGCGCCCGTGGCGCCGGTTCTTCGAGACCGTGGGCGTCGTCGGGAGCCTGTTTCTCGGCGGTTTCGGCTCGGGCTACTTCTGGGCCGCGCGCAACGCAGAGGCGCAGATCACGCGTCAGCGCGAAGACCACCTGGCCGAGATTGCCCGGCTGCGCGAGGCCTTCGGCGACCGCCTTTCGTCTCTCACCGGCCGCGTCAACCGCGCGGCCGACACCGCGGCGAGTGCCGCGCAGACCGCGGGCGAGGCCGCCAGCACGGCGCAGACCGCCGCACAGACCGCCAACCAGGCCGCGAAGACCGCGGCGAAGGAACTCAAGAAACCATGATCGACACGCAAACCCTCATCGACTGCACCGGCGCCGCACGCGCCGACGCCGAACGCTACACCTTGCACCTGGCAGACGGGATGAATCGCTTCGGCATTCATTCCGTCAACGCGATGGCTGCCTTCCTCGGGCAGCTCGCCATCGAATCCGATGAGCTGCAGAAGGTCGAAGAGAACCTCAACTACACGACGCCGGCGCGGCTGCGCGAGATCTTCCCGAGCCTGTTCGTCAAGGGCGGCTATCGGGCCGAAGAGTACGTGCGCAACCCGCGGGGGCTGAGCACGCTGCGCTACAAGGGATTCCACGGCCGCGGCTTGATTCAGCTCACCTGGGAAGACGCCTACGTCGCCGCGGGCCATTCGCTCGGCGTGGACTTCCGCCGACATCCCGAGCTGCTGCTGCAGCCGCAGTACGCGGCGCAGTCGGCGTGCTGGTTCTTCGCGGTGTTCAAGGACTGCTTGCCGGCGGCCGAGCGTGGCGATGTCTACGAGGTGACCGGGCGCGTGAACGGCCCGGCACGCCTGAAGCTCGCGGAGCGCAAGGCGATCACTGCGCGTGCGTACAAGGTGCTGAGTCAATGAGCCTCATACAAGCGTTGTTAGTCGCGCTCGGGCTGAGCGTCGCGGTCAATGCCGCGCTTGGGTGGGCGTGGGTGGGTGCGCATGAAAAAGCCGCGACGACGGTAGTCGAGCGCGACAACGCGCGTTCGGCGGCCTCTGCATGCAGTGATGCGACCGAAGACCTTCGCGACCTGGCCGACAAACGTGCGGCCGAGGCGAAAAAGGCGCAGGCCGTTGCACGTGCTGCGGCAACTGGGCGGCAGCAAGCAGCCCATACGATTCTGAGCACGCCACCGGCAATACCGGGCGACGCTTGCGCGAGCGCACAACTCCGCGTCGATGCGTGGTTGAAGGGGAGGGCGCAGCCATGAAGCGTTTCGCGCTCTTGGCCGCTATGGTGGGCCTTGCCGGGTCGCTTGCCGCGTGCGGCATGTTTCCGGTCCAAACGGTGATGGTGCCGATCCCGGTCGCGTGCAATGTCGATGTGCCGGCACGGCCAGCTATGCCGACCGAAGCGCTTTCGCCCGGCGTGGATCTAGACCGCTTCAGCGCATCGGCGCTGGCGGAGATTGAACTGCGCGAGGGCTATGAAGGCGAACTGCGGGCAGCGATTGCCGAATGCATAAAGCCCATGCGTGTCGAGT
The Variovorax sp. OAS795 genome window above contains:
- a CDS encoding glycoside hydrolase family 19 protein translates to MIDTQTLIDCTGAARADAERYTLHLADGMNRFGIHSVNAMAAFLGQLAIESDELQKVEENLNYTTPARLREIFPSLFVKGGYRAEEYVRNPRGLSTLRYKGFHGRGLIQLTWEDAYVAAGHSLGVDFRRHPELLLQPQYAAQSACWFFAVFKDCLPAAERGDVYEVTGRVNGPARLKLAERKAITARAYKVLSQ